The following DNA comes from Enterocloster bolteae.
GCCCGGAACCGGTAGACGCCTACAGGAATCTCCATGAATGGCTGTTCATCCATGCCCGAATTCCTCATATACTCCTTAAGCTGGCACAGACCGCTGTCCAGCACCTGTGTGTCCTCACACCGGGTTATACCGGCAAAATTGTCAGCCGCTATGCGGCAGCTGATACAGCCAGGTCCTTCCACTGTCCTCAGAAACTCTGCCACCAGCCTGAGAAGCCTGTCGCCTTCCTCGTACCCCAGAACATCATTAATCAGCTTAAAATTCCTTAAATCACCATACCAGAGCACATAGGAGGTAAGCTCAGAACGGGAGATCTCAGGACGGTTAAGAAATATCTCCACTTCACGTTTAAAGCCCGCAAAATTACGCAGGCCTGTAAGAGAATCACTGTAAGCCAGTTCCATCAGCATCTTCTGATTATTCACAGCCATCTTCCGCTGTCTGCTCATCAGCCATATAAACAGGCTGCAGGCAACCACAATGATAATCATGATCCCCCATGCTGTCTGGATGTAGCTGGAACGCAGCACATCCACAGGAACCATACTCGCCTGATACCATTGACCCTCGATGATGGGAAGGATAACCAGCATCTGCCTGACTCCCTGCCTGTCCGTAAGTATGAAATCCCCCCTGCCGGTGTCTCTTATGACCTCTGCAATCTTCTCCTTGTTATCAGGAAGAATGTCACCCTCAAATGTCTTGATGGTCTTAAGCACATAATTGCCGTTTGCATCCAGAATATTGGAGTAACCGGCTCCTTTAAGAACCGGTGCGTCAATGATTTCCCTCAGTACGACAGCCGAGTGAACCGCACAGAGAACGCCCCTGGCATTGCCGCTTTCGTCATTGATTCTGACGCCAAAATAGTTTATATATCCGCTGGCATCCTGTTGGTCTGCAAATGTGTTGGATATGCTTTTTTCACCCTGTAAAGCCCGTTCAAAAAAGTCCATCCCTTTCAGATTAACCTCTTCCACATTGCCTTCCATATCCACCATACGGGCATTACCGTTAATATCCGCGTAACCCATACGGATAAAGGCATTTTCCTCATTTATATCATTCAATATGGTCAGGATCTGGTTCTCATCCAGAATAACCAGCTCTCTGAGGCTAACAGCCAGCCCCTCCAGCGTCTGCCAGTCTCCCTCAATCTGTTTCAAAATGGATGTCCTTGTCTGATTCGCAGCATCATACAGGTATGCCACGTTCTCTTTCTGGCTTTTCAAAATCATTTGTACAAGAAAAATAATACTGCTGCCAATAAAACATAAGCATAGTATGATAGGAAGCAGCGTGTCCCTGCGGCTTTTTCCTCTGCCATCTGCAGTTGTCATCTCATAGTACCCCTGTCTTCTTTAGACTCTAAAATAATAATAATATATTTATACTTAAATATCAATGACAAATATCCCCGGAAACAGTACCATATGCTGTTATTTGATACTGTTTCCGGGGTATACACACGGCGTTATTCACTTGTTTTCCATTGGGTAAGTTTCATTTAATCTAATCATTCAGCTCATAGGAAACCGTTACCTGGGCTTCCACACTGACCTGTCCGGGCATAACAGAAGCAGCCGCATCTTCCGCAACCGCAGCCGCCATCTTGGCAGAACCGCCTGCATTATAGGAAGCATATCTGGTCTCCGGCTGATAGCCGAATTCCTCCACATGGACCACACCGGCCAGTGTCTTATTGCTGGCCTCCGCCAGAGCCTGGGCTTTTGCCTGGGCCACGGCCATGGCTCCCTTCAGCGCCTCCTGATAGCTGGCATCATAGCTGCTGGAAAAATAGCTGACGGAATTAATACCGTTGACTCCTGCAGCCACTGACTTTGTGATGATGGTTCCCGCATTGTCAATCGGTATGTCAGAGACCATCAAACTGGTAGTCATCTCATATCCGGTTATCTCCTGTTTATCTGAATTCCAGTTGCGGATAGGACTCAGGCCATAAGAAGATGTCTGTATGGAAGTTTCCTCCACTCCCAGGCCCTTTAATGTCTCAATTGCAGCGTTCAGGTCATTGGCATTCTTCTCCTGGCAGGCAGCAGCCGTATCCTCTCTGGTATAGACGGCATATTCAATCTGCGCCATATCCGGCACAACCTTTACCTCCTCGCGCCCGGTCACCGTAATTACATTCTCTGCCGCTCCTACATTCTGTACCTTCAGCGTGTCCGGCATCTGTGCCCCGGCCCCGCATCCGCCCAGCCCCAAGGCTGCAGCGGCCACTGCCGCGCTGATGCCTGCTGTGTATACTGTCTTCTTCATAATATGTTTCATAATTGCCTCCCTCTTTTTTGTTTTATCGGAATCTAATCATATGATACCGGGCACACGAATATGCCCTATCCCTATACTACCAGAAAGAGGGAATTCTGGTATTTCTTTTCTCTTAATTATAGAGGTATGTTTCATTACAAAGTTTATACGAATTTATTTCCGGCAATGCCTGGAGCTTCTTCATATCTTCAGTTCCATAACTTGGGCTCCATATCTTTGCTCCATATCTTCGGCTCCATATCTTGCCTGCTGATATTTCACCGCGGCCCTTGACAGCGGCACCGGAAACTGCTAATATAGAGTGAGCGCAGGATTTCGTTAGCATACCAGGTAAGCGCAGCACTGAATATTCAGGGGTTGTACTGGTTTCGACGGGGGTCATGCAGCTGGTGAAGCTATCCCCATGCGATGGGTTAAATGGCAAAAATAAATATAAACGCTAACGACGAATTAGCAATCGCTGCCTAATGGCAGCTGTCAGACTTAGAGCACCCGCACTTTAAGACCCTGGCATCGACTATGTGGGAAACGACGTATGCAAAGCTTTGAGCATATGGGCGTATGATGAAGCTACTGAAACCATCCGGGTGTCCTTTCTCTGATGGCAGAGGGAATGTCAAATAAAGGACTATGATAGTAGAAGAACAGGGAATTGATTTTCGGACAGGGGTTCGATTCCCCTCAGCTCCACTCTGGATAATGTCGGTTTTTCCTTATTTTATAAGGGATTCCGGCATTTTCTTTTTAGAAATGCTTGATTACCTTTTCAGGCTGTTTTCATTGGAATTGCAGCCCGATTTATCTGCTGTGTTTTGGTATTATTATTCTTATTACTGTAGAAATCCAACTACTTTAGGAATTTCATCTTCCGAGAATACTTGTTCTTCTTTGCTGATAATCTTTTTAGAAAATATGTTTTTGGACAATTCAAGGCATTTTAAAAAGCTAACAATATCTATTTAAGTCAATTTCTTTTTTTAGCCCGTTTAAATATGCCATGTAAAAGAAGCTATATAGTGAAAAACAACTATATTATAGGATATCTTGTAATGGGTAGAAAATTATTCGATTATTTTAGTGATTTACAAAAATACTTTATATTCAAATCATTGCCGAACTTCTTTTTCATTAAAATAGCCGTACCAATGCTGATACGGCTCCACAAAATACTAGTGACTTATTTTCATTATTCATTTATTCCTCTGCACTTTTATCAATCCAGTTTTCCCCATCATAGTTCAAAATCTGTTCTGATAATTTTTTTATATATGGTTGTGCTTTCTCTTCTTGCGCATACCATACCAATGATTGACCAAACCCATACGTACGTTTTCTTGAAACAGGCGCATCCCATATGTGATTATGTCGTTTCCCTTCTGGTAGTAAAACGCAATCTTCTTTTTTAGCCAAAATGTTATAATCTTGTATATCTCCATTGTCAAGTTCCACTGACTGATAATTACGAAAAACTGTTGCATTCTGGTACCATCCTACGATTGATGTTTCATTCAACATTGTAGTAGCGCACCATATTACCAATACATCATCAACTTCTTGGTCATCTTTAAGCAAATCACAACCTTGAATATTTTCGATATGTAGTTCATTGTGTTTCCCTTTGCTGGATGACTTTGTTTCCACGAACCCTAAACAATATGCTTGTCCATCTTCTGAAATAACTGGAGCAAAATTATACTGCTCATTTCCTTCCCCATGCTCCTTAACAAAGCTGCCCCCATTAAAAGCCTCATCTTTACCAGGGATTACACCTTTATAAAACTTCATGGCAGAAATTTTACAAAATAGAATTCTCATACGCATTTCTCCTAACTATTTCGCAGCTTCCACACAACTGTCACTGTATCGCTGGCCCTAATATCTTCAGGTTCTAACTGCAAGGGTTCATCTGACATATAGCAAGTATCTTCTTCCAAACTTAATGGCATAGCATCCTTAATCTCCCATATGGTGAAGTAGTAAGCTTTAACTTTCCCCATGAATAATCTATAGACACAAGCTCATCCAGTTTCATTTCAGCTGCTTTAGCAAGAACCTCTGCTTTCACTCTTGAATCCTTTACAGCCTTTTCAAGTAATTTATTTTTCAATACATGACTATACTTATATCCTTTAAAGACTCGTTTGTATTCGCCCTTTTTAATTTTTTCAGTTTCAAAGACTGAATCAATCTCAAAGTTAGTTGTCTTTAATGGCTTCTCGATATGTATCCTTACGTTCCTCTAAC
Coding sequences within:
- a CDS encoding SIMPL domain-containing protein (The SIMPL domain is named for its presence in mouse protein SIMPL (signalling molecule that associates with mouse pelle-like kinase). Bacterial member BP26, from Brucella, was shown to assemble into a channel-like structure, while YggE from E. coli has been associated with resistance to oxidative stress.) yields the protein MKNKLLEKAVKDSRVKAEVLAKAAEMKLDELVSIDYSWGKLKLTTSPYGRLRMLCH
- a CDS encoding SIMPL domain-containing protein; its protein translation is MKHIMKKTVYTAGISAAVAAAALGLGGCGAGAQMPDTLKVQNVGAAENVITVTGREEVKVVPDMAQIEYAVYTREDTAAACQEKNANDLNAAIETLKGLGVEETSIQTSSYGLSPIRNWNSDKQEITGYEMTTSLMVSDIPIDNAGTIITKSVAAGVNGINSVSYFSSSYDASYQEALKGAMAVAQAKAQALAEASNKTLAGVVHVEEFGYQPETRYASYNAGGSAKMAAAVAEDAAASVMPGQVSVEAQVTVSYELND
- a CDS encoding EAL domain-containing protein, with translation MTTADGRGKSRRDTLLPIILCLCFIGSSIIFLVQMILKSQKENVAYLYDAANQTRTSILKQIEGDWQTLEGLAVSLRELVILDENQILTILNDINEENAFIRMGYADINGNARMVDMEGNVEEVNLKGMDFFERALQGEKSISNTFADQQDASGYINYFGVRINDESGNARGVLCAVHSAVVLREIIDAPVLKGAGYSNILDANGNYVLKTIKTFEGDILPDNKEKIAEVIRDTGRGDFILTDRQGVRQMLVILPIIEGQWYQASMVPVDVLRSSYIQTAWGIMIIIVVACSLFIWLMSRQRKMAVNNQKMLMELAYSDSLTGLRNFAGFKREVEIFLNRPEISRSELTSYVLWYGDLRNFKLINDVLGYEEGDRLLRLVAEFLRTVEGPGCISCRIAADNFAGITRCEDTQVLDSGLCQLKEYMRNSGMDEQPFMEIPVGVYRFRAGDGKQSLDVLVNYANMAHKIAKERPGSSYVFYDDSLRRRMLEDTVLESEAEAAMEEEEFKLYMQPKIDIQNGNQITGAEVLARWLSPRRGLILPGNFIPLFEKSELIVKLDRYMFEHACRWYRSHLEQGGRPVSLAVNVSKAGLFQNDFVDYYTDIKAKYSIPDRVMELEFTESILAADTELFAELVVNLNARGFICSLDDFGSGYSSLNLLKNLPIDVLKLDILFFQKSRDIRRERIVVSNVINMAKELDIKTIAEGVEDMDTVEFLRKAGCNVIQGYVFAKPMPQEDFEHLLTDNQDGSFEGC